Proteins co-encoded in one Cercospora beticola chromosome 7, complete sequence genomic window:
- the KAE1 gene encoding putative tRNA threonylcarbamoyladenosine biosynthesis protein kae1 (BUSCO:EOG0926347W) produces the protein MPIALGLEGSANKLGVGVILHPNSSTLSSPPSPHDSAHSDDGLRKQVDSQPVQILSNLRHTFNSPPGTGFLPKDTAAHHRRWVVRLVKQAIKQAGVQIEDIDCICFTQGPGMGAPLSSVAIAARMLSQLWGKPLVGVNHCVGHVEMGRAITGAQNPVVLYVSGGNTQVIAYSAQRYRIFGEALDIAVGNCLDRFARVLEIPNDPAPGYNIEQLAKKGKVLLELPYAVKGMDVSFSGILAKVEEMAHRLGKDWKDEESGELITREDLCFTLQETVFAMLVEITERAMAHVGSAQVLIVGGVGCNIRLQEMMGIMASERGGSVFATDERFCIDNGIMIAHAGLLAYEMGFRTKLEETMCTQRFRTDEVLINWRD, from the coding sequence ATGCCTATCGCTCTCGGCCTGGAGGGCTCCGCCAACAAGCTTGGAGTGGGAGTGATACTGCATCCAAACTCCTCCACCCTGTCTTCTCCGCCATCGCCTCACGACAGCGCGCATTCGGACGATGGCCTGAGAAAACAGGTCGATTCTCAGCCTGTGCAGATCCTCTCGAACCTAAGACATACCTTCAACTCTCCTCCTGGTACAGGCTTCCTGCCCAAGGACACAgcagctcatcatcgacgaTGGGTGGTCAGGCTGGTCAAGCAGGCTATCAAGCAGGCCGGCGTGCAGATTGAGGACATTGACTGTATATGCTTTACCCAAGGACCTGGCATGGGTGCTCCTCTGTCAAGCGTTGCTATCGCTGCCAGAATGCTAAGCCAGCTCTGGGGCAAGCCTCTGGTTGGTGTCAACCACTGTGTAGGTCATGTTGAGATGGGCCGCGCGATTACGGGCGCTCAGAATCCTGTGGTGTTGTACGTGTCGGGTGGCAATACCCAGGTTATCGCATACTCTGCGCAAAGGTACAGGATCTTCGGGGAAGCACTTGACATCGCTGTTGGCAACTGTCTAGACCGATTCGCGCGAGTGCTCGAGATTCCAAACGATCCGGCTCCAGGTTACAATATTGAgcagctggcgaagaagggcaaggtcTTGCTGGAGCTCCCGTATGCAGTGAAGGGCATGGATGTGAGCTTCAGTGGTATACTTGCCAAGGTAGAGGAGATGGCACACCGATTGGGGAAAGACTGGAAGGACGAAGAGAGTGGAGAGCTGATCACACGAGAGGATCTGTGCTTCACGCTGCAAGAGACTGTCTTTGCCATGCTGGTCGAGATCACAGAAAGAGCGATGGCGCACGTTGGCAGCGCACAAGTCCTCATTGTTGGTGGCGTGGGCTGCAACATTCGTCTGCAAGAGATGATGGGAATCATGGCAAGTGAGCGCGGAGGCAGTGTCTTTGCCACTGATGAGCGCTTCTGCATTGACAACGGCATCATGATCGCTCACGCCGGTCTGCTGGCCTATGAGATGGGCTTCCGGACGAAGTTGGAGGAGACCATGTGCACGCAGCGCTTCAGAACTGACGAGGTCCTGATCAATTGGCGTGATTGA
- a CDS encoding uncharacterized protein (MEROPS:MER0011907): MPTCNHDILTFEPSPHANEAGFERQNELSRTHAAHGKSNNASPTSVKASHFPASLVLPGDELSFDPKYKPQSLDSWRRLKGRVAAKTNRRTIYLVPHPEYAAEVEHAREWAVPQLQNAKKGVAQARPKPGGLSSPRATDLLEYLQAFYHPLEVKMYDGPQLEFVSWEKASGKKQKNNERERIGLNIGKEVIGIRHRPSKDDLFTGQLNLNDLLDAAIAMLPADAHAILMAVDHDLYEDEPDDFCCGRAYGGSRVAVVTSSRYNPVLDKVQEIETEHVWPASHCQAFVNACCSGEPLELPARKSRARRQFPADSAMDAAVAAYVANLKPAKTSAAYMYGLWFSRVCKTAAHELGHCVGMDHCVYYACLMQGTAGLSEDGAQPPYLCPVDLAKLLEATGGVAKRGERYEALLRFCDTWSTVPGGEMWAAFGAWIRVRLQTEERQSMQQGSNIENAIELSP; encoded by the coding sequence ATGCCTACTTGCAACCATGATATTCTCACATTCGAGCCCTCTCCGCATGCAAACGAAGCTGGTTTCGAGAGACAGAACGAGCTTAGCAGAACGCATGCTGCTCACGGCAAGTCCAACAACGCTTCACCAACATCAGTAAAGGCATCGCACTTTCCGGCATCATTGGTATTACCTGGTGACGAGCTCTCTTTCGATCCAAAATACAAGCCGCAGAGTTTGGACTCCTGGCGTCGTTTGAAGGGAAGAGTCGCGGCGAAAACCAACAGGCGTACTATTTACCTTGTTCCTCATCCAGAATATGCAGCCGAGGTCGAACACGCTCGAGAATGGGCTGtgccgcagctgcagaaTGCTAAAAAGGGTGTTGCTCAGGCCAGACCCAAGCCGGGAGGGCTATCTTCACCGCGAGCTACAGATTTGCTGGAGTATCTTCAAGCTTTCTATCACCCCCTTGAAGTCAAGATGTATGACGGACCACAGCTGGAGTTCGTGTCTTGGGAGAAAGCTTCTGGTAAAAAGCAGAAGAACAATGAGCGCGAACGAATTGGTCTCAATATCGGGAAAGAAGTCATCGGTATTCGCCATCGTCCTTCGAAAGATGATTTGTTCACCGGACAGCTGAACCTCAACGATCTTCTGGACGCTGCGATTGCTATGCTGCCAGCTGATGCGCATGCAATCTTGATGGCTGTTGACCATGACCTGTACGAGGATGAACCGGATGATTTCTGCTGCGGTAGGGCTTATGGCGGAAGCCGTGTAGCCGTTGTCACCAGCTCGCGATACAATCCTGTGCTGGACAAAGTCCAGGAGATTGAGACTGAGCACGTCTGGCCGGCGAGTCACTGCCAAGCATTTGTGAACGCTTGCTGTAGTGGTGAGCCCCTCGAGCTGCCTgcaaggaagtcgagagctcGGAGGCAATTTCCAGCCGACTCAGCGATGGACGCTGCCGTTGCCGCTTATGTGGCGAATTTGAAACCTGCAAAAACGTCAGCCGCATACATGTACGGCCTGTGGTTCTCTCGCGTGTGCAAGACTGCAGCGCATGAGCTTGGGCATTGTGTTGGAATGGATCATTGTGTCTACTATGCTTGTCTGATGCAAGGCACGGCGGGGCTGAGCGAGGATGGAGCGCAGCCTCCGTACTTGTGTCCGGTAGATCTGGCAAAGCTTTTAGAAGCTACTGGAGGTGTTGCGAAGCGGGGGGAGAGGTATGAAGCTCTATTGAGGTTCTGCGATACATGGAGCACGGTACCTGGCGGTGAGATGTGGGCAGCGTTTGGAGCGTGGATTAGAGTGCGACTTCAAACTGAAGAACGGCAGTCCATGCAACAGGGCTCGAACATTGAGAATGCTATCGAGCTGAGTCCGTAG